One part of the Truepera radiovictrix DSM 17093 genome encodes these proteins:
- a CDS encoding ABC transporter substrate-binding protein: MRRTLFSTCLLCLLALSLSFGVASAQPHRVRLALDWVPNTNHTGIFVALERGWYREEGVELQLLPFGGVTPNLLVAQRQADVGISGTESVLHAAAVGEPVVAVAAILATNTAALAVRSDAGITRPRDLDGRLFAAIGVPWARPVIEAVIRHDGGRGDFREVQLTTASFDAVLEGRADFAWVFEGWQGVIAERAGIDVTLFNFKDYGIPDYYTPLLTVHPEALEDEEAAAALRAFLRATARGYTFAAEHPDEAAELLLAAAPPGSLPDPELVRDSQRVVSRSLREPGRPWGVQRPEFWAGERSYPRFLLAAGVLTDVGGDPVTELPLETLFSNALLPTEPLPGE, encoded by the coding sequence ATGCGCCGGACGCTTTTCTCGACCTGTCTACTCTGTCTACTCGCCCTTAGCCTAAGCTTTGGCGTCGCCTCGGCCCAACCCCACCGCGTGCGCCTCGCGCTCGACTGGGTGCCCAACACCAACCACACCGGCATCTTCGTCGCGCTCGAGCGGGGGTGGTACCGCGAGGAGGGGGTCGAGCTGCAGCTCTTGCCCTTCGGCGGCGTCACCCCGAACCTGCTGGTCGCGCAGCGCCAAGCCGACGTCGGCATCTCGGGCACCGAGAGCGTGCTCCACGCCGCCGCGGTCGGCGAGCCGGTCGTCGCGGTAGCGGCGATTTTGGCGACCAACACCGCCGCTTTGGCCGTGCGCAGCGACGCCGGCATCACCCGCCCGCGCGACCTCGACGGCCGCCTGTTTGCCGCGATCGGCGTGCCCTGGGCGCGCCCGGTCATCGAGGCGGTGATCCGCCACGACGGCGGCCGGGGCGACTTTCGCGAGGTGCAGCTCACCACCGCGAGCTTCGACGCGGTGCTCGAGGGCCGCGCCGACTTCGCCTGGGTGTTCGAGGGGTGGCAAGGGGTCATCGCCGAACGCGCGGGCATCGATGTGACGCTCTTTAACTTTAAAGACTACGGCATCCCCGACTACTACACGCCGCTACTCACCGTCCATCCGGAGGCGTTAGAGGACGAGGAGGCGGCGGCGGCGCTCCGCGCGTTTTTGCGGGCCACCGCGCGCGGCTACACCTTCGCGGCCGAGCACCCCGACGAGGCGGCCGAGCTGCTCCTGGCGGCGGCGCCCCCGGGGTCGCTCCCCGACCCCGAACTGGTGCGCGACTCGCAGCGCGTGGTGTCGCGCTCGCTGCGCGAACCCGGTCGGCCCTGGGGGGTGCAGCGCCCCGAGTTTTGGGCCGGTGAGCGCTCCTACCCGCGGTTTTTGTTGGCGGCGGGGGTGCTCACCGACGTGGGCGGCGACCCCGTGACCGAGCTGCCGCTAGAGACCCTTTTTAGCAACGCGCTGCTGCCCACCGAGCCGCTGCCGGGGGAGTGA
- a CDS encoding ABC transporter ATP-binding protein, with the protein MSAVATTAPAVAAPVQAPALELVGVSKRFGDFEVLRDVSLTVAPGAFVSLIGPSGSGKSTLLEIAAGLLKPSAGRVLLGGRALTAPGAAGYVPQGDHLLPWRTLLHNVMLGPQVRGVARREALAEARALLQRFGLGGFENAYPHELSGGMRQRAALLRAVLFERRLLILDEPLGALDALTRLSVQRWLAELVAACGASALLVTHDVREALLLSDTICVLSRPPARVRLRLEVPLPRPRPPQALAELAELEATLLSALLEPA; encoded by the coding sequence ATGAGCGCCGTTGCAACGACGGCGCCGGCGGTCGCCGCGCCCGTCCAGGCGCCAGCGCTCGAGCTCGTCGGCGTCTCCAAGCGCTTCGGGGACTTCGAGGTGCTGCGCGACGTGTCGCTCACCGTCGCGCCGGGCGCGTTCGTCTCGCTGATCGGCCCCTCGGGGAGCGGCAAGAGCACGCTTCTAGAGATCGCCGCGGGGCTGCTTAAGCCGAGTGCGGGGCGGGTGCTGCTCGGCGGCCGCGCGCTCACCGCGCCGGGGGCCGCGGGGTACGTGCCGCAGGGCGATCACCTGCTGCCGTGGCGCACCCTTTTACACAACGTGATGCTGGGGCCGCAGGTCCGCGGGGTCGCGCGCCGCGAAGCGCTCGCCGAAGCGCGCGCGCTTTTGCAGCGCTTCGGCTTAGGCGGTTTCGAGAACGCCTACCCGCACGAGCTCTCGGGGGGGATGCGGCAGCGCGCGGCGCTGCTGCGCGCGGTGCTCTTCGAGCGCCGCCTGCTGATCCTCGACGAACCCTTGGGCGCGCTCGACGCGCTCACGCGCCTGAGCGTGCAGCGCTGGCTCGCCGAACTCGTCGCCGCGTGCGGTGCGAGCGCCCTGCTCGTGACCCACGACGTCCGCGAGGCGCTGCTGTTGTCCGACACCATCTGCGTCCTCAGCCGGCCGCCGGCGCGCGTGCGGCTCCGCCTCGAGGTGCCGCTGCCGCGGCCGCGCCCCCCGCAGGCGCTCGCCGAGCTCGCCGAGCTCGAGGCGACGCTACTTAGCGCGCTCTTGGAGCCCGCGTGA
- a CDS encoding inositol monophosphatase family protein, producing MNLRAYLDFATELAFDAGRLTLGYFGRASLEGLEGTEYTEYKDDDSPVTRADREAEALIRRRLEARYPDHAVVGEEYGETNAGSTHRWFVDPIDGTKAFVRGVPLYGVLLGLEIEGRVEVGVAYFPALNEMCAAATGLGCTLNGRAVRVSEVTTLARATVAHTDAGAFARYGREGAWRRVARAAYDRRGWSDAYGHMLVATGRAEVMLDPVMNAWDCGPFPALLREAGGFFGDWSGRETIHGGEAMSTTRALLPELLALIGEGDAPAADGAQATF from the coding sequence ATGAACCTCCGCGCCTACCTCGACTTCGCCACCGAACTCGCTTTCGACGCCGGACGCCTCACGCTCGGCTACTTCGGCCGCGCCTCCCTGGAGGGCTTGGAGGGCACCGAGTACACCGAGTACAAGGACGACGACTCGCCGGTCACGAGGGCCGACCGCGAGGCCGAGGCGCTTATCCGCCGGCGCCTGGAGGCGCGCTACCCGGACCACGCCGTCGTGGGGGAGGAGTACGGCGAGACGAACGCGGGGAGCACGCACCGCTGGTTCGTCGACCCCATCGACGGCACCAAGGCGTTCGTGCGCGGGGTGCCGCTCTACGGCGTCTTGTTGGGGCTCGAGATCGAAGGCCGCGTCGAGGTCGGCGTCGCCTACTTCCCCGCGCTGAACGAGATGTGCGCCGCGGCGACCGGCTTGGGGTGCACGCTCAACGGGCGCGCGGTGCGCGTCTCCGAGGTCACGACGCTCGCGCGCGCCACGGTCGCGCACACCGACGCGGGCGCTTTTGCGCGCTACGGGCGCGAGGGGGCGTGGCGCCGCGTGGCGCGCGCGGCGTACGACCGGCGCGGCTGGTCGGACGCTTATGGGCACATGCTGGTCGCCACGGGCCGCGCCGAAGTCATGCTCGACCCCGTGATGAACGCTTGGGACTGCGGCCCTTTCCCCGCGCTGCTGCGCGAGGCGGGCGGCTTTTTCGGCGACTGGTCGGGGCGCGAGACGATCCACGGCGGGGAGGCGATGAGCACGACCCGGGCGCTCTTGCCCGAGCTCTTGGCGCTCATAGGTGAGGGCGACGCGCCGGCAGCGGATGGTGCCCAAGCTACCTTTTGA
- a CDS encoding YkoF family thiamine/hydroxymethylpyrimidine-binding protein, protein MIGARFSLYPMTDAFVPRILEALGALDEAPLERDMDDLSTFVSGEENALFCALEDVFGRAAASGEHVAMSLLLSRGCPGEPGEDRCDPRAAPSETPAARAAEGAEVACQFSLYPMGTAAYMDAIYDQIKAARSRPGLRVTPQHFCTRLEGPLPQVFAELRRAFDAAAERTPHVVIHATLAANSPSRRTAAG, encoded by the coding sequence GTGATCGGCGCGCGCTTCTCGCTCTACCCGATGACCGACGCCTTCGTGCCGCGCATCTTAGAGGCGCTCGGCGCCCTCGACGAGGCGCCCTTAGAGCGCGACATGGACGACCTCTCGACCTTCGTGAGCGGCGAGGAGAACGCACTCTTTTGCGCCTTAGAGGACGTTTTCGGTCGCGCCGCGGCGAGCGGCGAGCACGTGGCGATGAGCCTGCTGCTCTCGCGGGGCTGCCCCGGCGAACCCGGTGAAGACCGCTGCGACCCACGCGCGGCGCCCTCCGAGACGCCGGCGGCGCGCGCCGCCGAGGGTGCCGAGGTAGCCTGCCAGTTTTCGCTCTACCCCATGGGTACGGCCGCCTACATGGACGCCATCTACGACCAGATCAAAGCGGCGCGCTCGCGCCCGGGCCTTCGCGTGACGCCGCAGCACTTCTGCACCCGCCTCGAGGGGCCGCTGCCGCAGGTGTTCGCCGAGCTGCGGCGGGCGTTCGACGCCGCCGCCGAGAGGACACCGCACGTGGTGATCCACGCGACGCTCGCGGCCAACAGCCCTTCGCGGCGAACTGCGGCGGGATGA
- a CDS encoding ABC transporter permease produces the protein MTAALFGAALLALWELAVRVSATPPTLLPPPTLVARTLVENAPLLAHHTLTTLLQTLLGFALALIVGVSLALLIDLSTTLRRALYPWLVASRTVPIVALAPLMLIWFGFGLLPKVLLVAFFCFFPIAVATTDGLARTDPELLKVFRSVRASRTQTLWWARWPSALPSLFSGVRIAAAYSVSAAIFAEYVGGFAGLGVLIQSAANARATPLVFAAIVVTACASWCFFALVGVLERRALPWRYRKERTPRPVHLKPSDLKPSDPKPSNLTWDFKEE, from the coding sequence GTGACGGCGGCGCTCTTCGGCGCGGCGCTGCTCGCTCTCTGGGAGCTCGCCGTAAGGGTCAGTGCGACGCCGCCGACGCTGCTGCCGCCGCCGACCTTGGTGGCGCGGACGCTCGTGGAGAACGCCCCGCTGCTCGCGCACCACACCCTGACGACGCTGTTGCAGACGCTGTTGGGCTTTGCGCTCGCGCTCATCGTCGGGGTGTCGCTCGCGCTGCTCATCGACCTCTCAACAACCCTGCGGCGGGCGCTCTACCCCTGGCTGGTCGCCTCGCGAACGGTGCCCATCGTCGCGCTCGCGCCCCTCATGCTCATCTGGTTCGGCTTCGGCCTCCTGCCCAAGGTGCTGCTGGTGGCGTTTTTCTGCTTTTTCCCCATCGCGGTCGCCACCACCGACGGCCTCGCCCGCACCGACCCGGAGCTCCTCAAGGTGTTTCGCTCCGTGCGCGCGAGCCGCACCCAGACGCTGTGGTGGGCGCGGTGGCCGTCCGCGCTGCCGAGCCTCTTTTCGGGGGTGCGCATCGCCGCGGCCTACAGCGTCAGCGCCGCGATCTTCGCCGAGTACGTGGGCGGTTTCGCGGGGCTCGGCGTGCTCATCCAGAGCGCCGCGAACGCCCGCGCGACCCCGCTCGTGTTCGCCGCCATCGTCGTCACCGCCTGCGCGAGCTGGTGTTTTTTCGCCCTCGTCGGGGTCCTCGAGCGCCGCGCGCTCCCGTGGCGTTACCGCAAGGAGCGTACCCCCCGACCCGTTCACCTCAAACCTAGCGACCTCAAACCCAGTGACCCCAAGCCTAGCAACCTCACGTGGGATTTCAAGGAGGAGTAA
- a CDS encoding TenA family protein: MSARYGIGVGTGFLSGLLTRDLSPLRRGLLEHPFWRGLETGETTRAQLAQFALQDAWLIREVHRLDGLAIAKAPNLEAADALIAKLAFKREAWGALVRFGRALGLSERAFDDPVPLPACAGLTAHFYYHLVRSSFAEAVAAIGASETIFLELCARVERPLLEVYGFTADEVAFFSVHEALEPAERALSGLLAPLVQTDAERERVTRAVELSHGFERLFYDGLLELPPPR; encoded by the coding sequence ATGAGCGCGCGCTACGGTATAGGGGTCGGCACCGGCTTTTTGTCGGGCCTGTTGACCCGTGACCTGTCGCCCCTGCGGCGAGGGCTGCTAGAGCACCCCTTCTGGCGGGGGTTGGAGACCGGCGAGACGACCCGCGCGCAGCTCGCTCAGTTCGCCCTGCAAGACGCTTGGCTGATCCGCGAGGTCCACCGCCTAGACGGCCTCGCCATCGCCAAGGCACCGAACCTGGAGGCGGCGGACGCGCTTATCGCCAAACTCGCCTTCAAGCGCGAGGCGTGGGGGGCGCTCGTGCGTTTCGGAAGGGCGCTCGGCTTAAGCGAGCGGGCGTTCGATGACCCCGTGCCCCTACCCGCCTGTGCGGGGCTCACCGCGCACTTCTACTACCACTTGGTGCGCAGCTCGTTCGCCGAAGCCGTCGCCGCGATCGGGGCGAGCGAAACGATCTTTTTAGAGCTCTGCGCCCGAGTCGAGCGTCCACTCTTGGAGGTCTACGGCTTTACAGCGGACGAAGTCGCCTTTTTCAGCGTTCACGAGGCGCTCGAGCCGGCCGAACGCGCCCTCTCGGGGTTGCTCGCGCCCTTGGTCCAGACCGACGCCGAGCGCGAGCGCGTGACGCGCGCCGTCGAGCTCTCACACGGTTTCGAGCGGCTCTTTTACGACGGCCTGCTCGAGCTGCCGCCACCGCGATGA